From a single Clostridium isatidis genomic region:
- the hpt gene encoding hypoxanthine phosphoribosyltransferase: protein MLKDIKEILLTEEVIKEKIKELGGKISRDYKDRNLLVVGILKGSVVFTADLIKNINIPCELDFMAVSSYGNSSETSGIVRILKDLDNNIDDKDIIIVEDIVDSGVTLDYLQRYLKARNAKSIKIAALLSKPARRKTEINVEYLGFEVPDEFIVGYGLDYAEKYRNLPFIGVLKEEVYK from the coding sequence ATGCTTAAAGACATAAAAGAAATTTTATTAACTGAGGAAGTAATAAAAGAAAAAATAAAGGAACTTGGAGGTAAAATAAGCAGAGATTATAAGGATAGAAATTTATTGGTGGTTGGCATTTTAAAAGGTTCAGTGGTTTTTACTGCTGATCTTATAAAAAATATAAATATACCATGCGAACTTGATTTTATGGCAGTATCTAGTTATGGAAATTCATCTGAAACTTCTGGTATTGTAAGAATACTAAAAGATTTAGATAATAACATAGATGACAAAGATATAATAATAGTAGAAGATATTGTTGATAGTGGAGTTACATTAGATTATCTTCAAAGATATCTCAAAGCTAGAAATGCGAAAAGTATTAAAATTGCTGCTCTATTAAGTAAGCCTGCAAGAAGAAAAACAGAAATTAATGTAGAATATTTGGGGTTTGAAGTACCAGATGAATTTATAGTTGGATATGGATTAGATTATGCAGAAAAATATAGAAATTTACCTTTTATAGGTGTACTAAAAGAAGAAGTATATAAATAA